From the archaeon BMS3Bbin15 genome, the window TTTGTAAATCCTAAAAACACGTCTCAAGAATGCTCCTCGTGTGGTAAAATAGTCAAGAAAATCCTTAATATTAAAATACATAACTGTCCTTACTGTGGGTTGATTCTTGATAGACATGTTAATGCTGCCATAAATATATTACACAGAGGAATGATAAAAGTAGGGTTGGGATACACCGATTTGATGCCTGTTCGAGGTCTAGCACAAGTTCCACCGATGACTCAGGAAGCCCACGAATTTAGTCGTGGGTAATTCACTGATAGGATGGATGCAAAGCCCAGCAATAATGCCATGGGTATGTAAATCATCCTTACCTCTGTTTCCAGAGCAATCTCTGAAGTTACTGGAAGACTATAAAATAAATTTAAAATAAAGGCTGAAATAATGGAAAGCAGAATGGTGGAGCCGAGAAGAGCTGATAGGGTGTAAAGACTTTTTATAGCATTTTTAATCTTTCCAACTGCAATGTTTATGGCAAAGCTGTAAATCGGACCAAGGAGAGGCGAAAGAAGCATTGCTCCTATCAGAATAGCCACGTTGTTGGTGATAAGCCCTATAAGCGCTATTATCCCGGCGATAGAGGTTCTCCAACTACAGCATAGTCAAGCTTTGTGTATGGCTTTGTGCTATCTATAAGCTTCTCTACGGGCGTTTTCTCTTCTTTAAGTTTTTCCTCAACTTTTCTTAAAGTAGGAGAAATTACAAAATCAGGCGTGGAAACTTCAATTATGTTCTCTCTGTACCTTAAATCAATTACATCGCTGAGTTTTTTTATAGCTTCGTCAAGCTCCGCGTCTGGAATGTAGATTACAATCTTTGACTGTTCTTTATTCGTATAAAATGGATTTTTTGATTCTTTTATTAAATTGAAGAGATTTGAATACTCTCCCTCCCGAACTCTAACCTTCTTCACCCGTCTCTCTCCTGGTCATTGCAAACCATAAGAGTGATGTCACCTCTCATTATTGGCTAAAATTTATATCTCAATTGTAAATTCCTCAATGAATTTTCCATTATCAACATCTTCTATCCATTGTTTGACTTCATCTACTCTCTTTTTTAGTTCTATTTGAAGCTCTTCCTGACTGACTTTTCGATAATCGATATCTTTAAATTCAAAAGTCCTTTTTACACCCTGATATGAAAGAGTTGTCGGAATACCTGCAAAAATACCAAGATTAAGTTCTTCATAATCGTAACCACATATCTCCCGACTAAGCAGATATAGGTTATTATCATTAAAGCTGTATTTTTTTTCATTATATTCAAATTCAAATAAAATCGATTTGCCTGACTCTATTCTTCTTACTTTCAATTTTGCCATATTAATCCCTTCTTTTATTGTTATTAAACCATAGATTTTTAAAGTATATAAATTTATATGTTTGGCCACTTTACCTATAGAATGCCGGAATCTCTGGCTTTATATTGTGTTTGGTGGTATATATCCTCCCTATTCTCTCAGGAAGTCTCTTATCTCTCCACCTATCTCTTCAGGCTCCACAAAGGTTATATACTGTTTAAAATCCTCGGGGAAATAGCGGAGATACTCGGTGCGGTCATCAATAATTACGATACCCGCTTTATCTATTTCGCTTCTTACTGCTCTGCCTGCCGCCTGCATAACTCTGTTTATCATGGGTAAAACAGAAAGGAAAATGAAGGACTTTCCAGGTCCGAATTTCTTATCATAAATTTTCTGCCTGAGCTCCATCTCTGAATCTGGCGCAGGGAAGGGCAAACCTGCAATAACCACAGCTTTAACAAGACTTTTTCTTATACCCTCTTCAACTCTTGTGAATTCAACACCCTCACTGAACTTACCTCCAGCAACACCAAGTATTATACCTCGGCCTGCTTCTATAACCTTTTTTCTCAATTTCTCTGCATCTCTATTATCTCTCGGCTCAACAGTTGCCTCAAGCCATTTAGAAACCTGTCTCATAATATCATAGCTGGGTAAAAAAGCAAGAGTAATTCCTCCTGCTGCTGAGGCTATTTTTTCAATTTCCCTGGCATAGCTCTTCCAGAGTTTTTGCCCCATAGTCTTCCTTAAGGCAAGGCTTGAGTTCAATCCTTTTTTAATTCCAAGGTACAATAGTGAATTTCTGTATATATTAGGTAAAGAATATTCTTCTGCATCTTCGAGGTCCAGAAGAGCCTTATAAATTTCAATGGGTTCGAGAGTACCGCTCATCAGAAGAAGTTTTCTGCTCTGCTTAAGAGATGAAAAAACCTCACCTGGAAGTACAGGCTTAAGATGGAGCGAGCTACCTTTTCTGAAAAAAATCCAGTTGTCATCTCCTAAAAGTCTGAAAGCTGAGTCAAAAAAGGCTGCAACCCTGTATGTATAGGAAACCTTCCTTCCCTTCATGAGTTTTCTCTGGAGGATTTCTACACCAAGTGCGTAGAGTTTTTCAACATCATCTCTTGAAATAAACTCCTCAAAGTTAACCTGTCCCTCCCTGAATCTAAAAAGCTTCTCGATGTTTGAAAAATTATAATCCACTTCCTTCTGAGCAAGTTTTAATGTTCTCTCACTCAGACTTTTTGATATAATATCCAGACTCTGTAGATTATGAGCTTCATCTACTATAAGGAGAAGTTCATCATAACCAAGTTTTAGCCTGCCAAGGAACAAATTCCTTAAAAAAGGGTTGAGCATATACTGATATGCGGCAATAATCACCCTTGCAAACTTTGCAAGTTCGAAATTAACCAGATATGGACAGCCGTAACTCAAAATTTTTTGTCTGTCTTCTCCAAGAGCAAGAGCCTCGGCAAGGTAGATTATCTCCTCCTGCTTCTCTTTAAAAAGTCTTCTATAACTGCAATCCTGTTTGAGCTTACAGAGCTGGAGAAATTCTTCATATCCGATATCATCATTTCTGAAGATAGGGCATAGTTCAAGCTTCGATTTTATCTGAACTGTGAGAAAGGCTTTCCCTGTTTTATCTGAAATTGCTTTCGCCTCTCTGAGAAAGATTTCAGCCTGGCTTTTTGTTCTGGTTAAAACAACAATCTTCTCTTTTGCCTGTCTGTCAGCGAGAAATGAGCAGAGAGATGCAACGCTTTTGCCTATTCCTGTAGGTACACTGGCAAGAAGCCTGTCACTGGTATAGGCCACCTGCATAAATTCATCCTGAAATCTTCTTGGCTTGCTGTAAGGAAAAAGTTCTGTTGGTAGAGGCATTACTAAACTCTTCCTCTTGCCATATCAAAAAAGTATTTGTGAAGCCTTATATCGCTGGTAAGCTCAGGATGGAAGGAGCTGGCCAGATATTTTTCCTGCCTTGTGAGAACCACAGCGTTGTTCACCTCTGCCAGAACTTTCACATTATCTCCAACTTTTTTTATTACTGGTGCCCTTATGAATACGGCATGAAATGGCTCTTCACCAAGCACTGGAATACTGAGTTGTGCTTCGAAACTTTCCACCTGCCTGCCGAAAGCATTCCTTTCAACAATTATATCCATTTTTTTCAAGGAAAACTGGCTTTCATAACCTATTATTCTATTTGAAATAAGAATTGCTCCGGCACAGGTACCGAAAATAGCAAGATTTTCATTTTTCTCTATAGCCTTATCAATCCCATATTTTAGTATAAGTTTTCCCTGGGTTGTACTTTCACCTCCAGGTATAATTAAAGCGTCAAGAGCTTCCACCTGGGCAGCCTTACTTACCTTCTGCACATCATCTTCTACCTCGCTGGCTCTCTCTGCCATATTAATGTGCTCTTCCACATCACCCTGAAGAGCAAGAACTCCTATTTTCATAATACTCTGGCAATGAAATTCTCTCTCTTCAGAGAAGGGAGGAATTGCCTTTTCTCACCTCTGTTAAAATTGTATTCCTTTTCCATATTTTACTTATTTTACTTATTCAGTTCGCTGTCTATTATAGTTTTGAACGCACTATAGGGCTGGTTACCAGAAAGAAGTATGCCGTTTATAAAGAATGTAGGCGTGCCTCTAACTCCCGCTTTTATCCCTGCCTGTTTATCCT encodes:
- a CDS encoding bifunctional ATP-dependent DNA helicase/DNA polymerase III subunit epsilon is translated as MPLPTELFPYSKPRRFQDEFMQVAYTSDRLLASVPTGIGKSVASLCSFLADRQAKEKIVVLTRTKSQAEIFLREAKAISDKTGKAFLTVQIKSKLELCPIFRNDDIGYEEFLQLCKLKQDCSYRRLFKEKQEEIIYLAEALALGEDRQKILSYGCPYLVNFELAKFARVIIAAYQYMLNPFLRNLFLGRLKLGYDELLLIVDEAHNLQSLDIISKSLSERTLKLAQKEVDYNFSNIEKLFRFREGQVNFEEFISRDDVEKLYALGVEILQRKLMKGRKVSYTYRVAAFFDSAFRLLGDDNWIFFRKGSSLHLKPVLPGEVFSSLKQSRKLLLMSGTLEPIEIYKALLDLEDAEEYSLPNIYRNSLLYLGIKKGLNSSLALRKTMGQKLWKSYAREIEKIASAAGGITLAFLPSYDIMRQVSKWLEATVEPRDNRDAEKLRKKVIEAGRGIILGVAGGKFSEGVEFTRVEEGIRKSLVKAVVIAGLPFPAPDSEMELRQKIYDKKFGPGKSFIFLSVLPMINRVMQAAGRAVRSEIDKAGIVIIDDRTEYLRYFPEDFKQYITFVEPEEIGGEIRDFLRE
- the pdxT gene encoding glutamine amidotransferase subunit PdxT, whose product is MKIGVLALQGDVEEHINMAERASEVEDDVQKVSKAAQVEALDALIIPGGESTTQGKLILKYGIDKAIEKNENLAIFGTCAGAILISNRIIGYESQFSLKKMDIIVERNAFGRQVESFEAQLSIPVLGEEPFHAVFIRAPVIKKVGDNVKVLAEVNNAVVLTRQEKYLASSFHPELTSDIRLHKYFFDMARGRV